A section of the Corynebacterium auris genome encodes:
- a CDS encoding class II 3-deoxy-7-phosphoheptulonate synthase — MSWTIDIPKSVLPDLPPLPGDLNEKFQDVIARDAKQQPTWDEHEASAVRKILESVPPVVLAPEVEAMKQQLADVALGKAFLLQGGDCAETFESNTEPHIRANVRTLLQMAAVLTYGASVPVIKAGRIAGQYAKPRSSDLDANGLPNYRGDIVNGVEPTAEARRHDPARMVRAYANSSAAMNLVRALAASGTADLHNIHDWNRQFVANSPAGARYEALAKEISRSLAFMSACGVNDDQLRTAEIYATHEALLVDYERAMLRLAEDGQGETKLYDLSAHQLWIGERTRGLEDFHVNFAALINNPVGIKLGPSATPEEAVAYADKLDPNFEPGRLTMVIRMGHENVRTNLPPLISAVEASGHKVVWQSDPMHGNTFTASNGYKTRHFDKIIDEVQGFFEVHRRLGTHPGGIHIELTGENVTECLGGAQDITDVDLPGRYESACDPRLNTEQALELAFLVAEMLRY; from the coding sequence GTGAGTTGGACTATCGATATCCCGAAGAGTGTTCTGCCGGATCTTCCGCCGCTGCCCGGAGACCTGAACGAGAAGTTCCAGGACGTCATCGCCCGCGACGCCAAGCAGCAACCCACCTGGGACGAGCACGAAGCGAGCGCCGTGCGCAAGATCCTCGAGTCGGTCCCGCCCGTGGTCCTCGCCCCCGAGGTAGAAGCCATGAAGCAGCAGCTTGCCGACGTTGCACTCGGCAAAGCCTTCCTGTTGCAGGGCGGGGACTGCGCCGAAACCTTCGAGTCCAACACCGAACCCCACATCCGCGCCAACGTGCGCACTCTGCTGCAGATGGCGGCAGTGCTCACCTACGGCGCGTCCGTTCCCGTGATCAAGGCGGGGCGCATTGCCGGCCAGTACGCCAAGCCGCGTTCTTCCGATCTCGACGCCAACGGTCTGCCGAACTACCGCGGCGACATCGTCAACGGCGTCGAGCCGACGGCCGAGGCGCGCCGCCACGACCCGGCCCGCATGGTCCGCGCGTACGCCAACTCCTCCGCGGCGATGAACCTCGTGCGGGCTCTGGCCGCCTCCGGCACCGCGGACCTGCACAACATCCATGACTGGAACCGGCAGTTCGTGGCCAACTCTCCGGCTGGGGCGCGCTACGAGGCGCTGGCGAAGGAGATTTCGCGCTCGCTCGCCTTCATGAGCGCCTGCGGCGTCAACGACGACCAGCTGCGCACCGCGGAGATCTACGCCACCCACGAGGCCCTGCTCGTCGACTACGAGCGCGCCATGCTGCGCCTCGCCGAGGATGGTCAGGGCGAGACCAAGCTCTACGACCTGTCGGCCCACCAGCTGTGGATCGGCGAGCGCACCCGCGGGCTGGAGGACTTCCACGTCAACTTCGCCGCCTTGATCAACAACCCGGTCGGAATCAAGCTCGGCCCCTCGGCGACGCCGGAGGAGGCCGTCGCCTACGCGGACAAGCTGGATCCGAACTTCGAGCCGGGGCGGTTGACCATGGTGATCCGCATGGGGCACGAAAACGTGCGCACCAACCTCCCGCCGCTGATCAGCGCCGTCGAAGCATCCGGGCACAAGGTTGTCTGGCAGTCCGACCCGATGCACGGGAACACCTTCACCGCGTCGAACGGGTACAAGACGCGCCACTTTGACAAGATCATCGACGAGGTCCAGGGCTTCTTCGAGGTTCACCGCCGCCTGGGCACCCATCCCGGCGGCATCCACATCGAGCTGACCGGCGAAAACGTCACCGAGTGCCTCGGCGGAGCCCAGGACATTACCGACGTTGACCTGCCGGGCCGCTACGAGTCAGCCTGCGACCCGCGCCTGAACACCGAGCAGGCACTCGAGCTGGCGTTCCTCGTCGCCGAGATGCTGCGCTA
- a CDS encoding lysophospholipid acyltransferase family protein, whose translation MTNKWYVFFKATLGPPLYLWNRPTIQGNENIPRTGPAIIVSNHQAVMDSFYLPLMVWRQLTFPAKKEYFTSPGVGGAIQRFFFSSVGQIPIDRSDSGAGEALVTAAKRVLSEGKLFGIYPEGTRSPDGRVYKGKTGMARIAMETGAPVVPAAMIGTRNANPIGTVIPRPRRVRMKIGQAIDPHAWARENGFDPASREVMRPFTDFVMQQLADLSGYEYVDVYAADVKKSLEEGRGYPAGAEPKQR comes from the coding sequence ATGACGAACAAGTGGTACGTGTTTTTCAAAGCGACACTTGGCCCGCCGCTTTATCTGTGGAACCGCCCGACAATTCAGGGCAACGAGAACATCCCCCGGACCGGGCCCGCGATTATTGTGTCGAACCACCAGGCTGTTATGGATTCCTTCTACCTGCCCCTCATGGTGTGGCGGCAGCTGACCTTCCCGGCGAAGAAGGAGTACTTCACCTCTCCCGGCGTGGGCGGGGCCATCCAGCGGTTTTTCTTTTCCTCTGTGGGACAGATCCCCATCGACCGCTCCGATTCGGGCGCGGGCGAGGCGCTTGTCACCGCGGCCAAGCGCGTGCTTAGCGAGGGCAAGCTTTTCGGCATCTACCCGGAGGGCACGCGCTCGCCCGACGGGCGCGTCTACAAGGGCAAGACGGGCATGGCGCGCATCGCCATGGAAACCGGCGCACCAGTGGTGCCCGCAGCGATGATCGGGACGCGCAACGCCAACCCGATCGGTACGGTGATTCCCCGGCCGCGCAGGGTCCGCATGAAGATCGGGCAGGCGATTGACCCCCACGCGTGGGCTCGGGAGAACGGTTTTGATCCTGCCTCGCGCGAGGTGATGCGCCCCTTCACCGATTTCGTGATGCAGCAGTTGGCGGATCTGTCCGGCTACGAGTACGTGGATGTCTACGCTGCGGACGTGAAGAAGTCCCTCGAGGAGGGACGGGGCTACCCCGCGGGTGCAGAGCCGAAGCAGCGCTGA
- a CDS encoding polyadenylate-specific 3'-exoribonuclease AS, with amino-acid sequence MRYFYDTEFIEDGHTIELVSIGIVAEDGREYYAVSTDFDATRANQWVRKNVLDKLPNPHSMAWKPARAIRDEVLEFLTSSGSAPELWAWVGAYDHVVLAQLWGDMAGLPRQLPRFTRELKQYWEMAGRPQLPPAPEGVHDALVDARHNRAKFEACARALPLDKKGRAAHPTGH; translated from the coding sequence GTGCGCTACTTCTACGACACCGAGTTCATCGAGGACGGGCACACCATAGAGCTCGTCTCTATCGGCATCGTCGCCGAAGATGGGCGCGAATACTACGCGGTGTCGACGGACTTCGACGCCACCCGGGCGAACCAGTGGGTGCGCAAGAACGTCCTGGATAAGCTGCCGAACCCGCACAGCATGGCGTGGAAACCAGCGCGCGCCATCCGCGACGAGGTGCTGGAGTTTCTCACCTCCTCCGGCTCCGCGCCGGAGCTGTGGGCGTGGGTGGGGGCCTACGACCACGTGGTCCTCGCCCAGCTCTGGGGGGACATGGCGGGGCTGCCGCGGCAGCTGCCCCGGTTCACCCGCGAGTTGAAGCAGTACTGGGAGATGGCGGGGCGCCCCCAGCTTCCCCCGGCGCCCGAGGGGGTACACGACGCCCTCGTCGACGCCCGCCACAACAGGGCGAAGTTCGAGGCATGCGCCCGGGCGCTCCCGCTGGACAAGAAGGGCAGAGCCGCCCACCCAACGGGACACTGA